From Brochothrix thermosphacta DSM 20171 = FSL F6-1036, a single genomic window includes:
- a CDS encoding alpha/beta hydrolase family protein: protein MKKYLFLTGIVIFGLIAIIVYTNDFAMTINEDTVKFKDRRIAIEYSEPKSSPKKPGLILFIHGDGPVNKNSDEGYYPAWETLAEENIISVSWDKPGVGNSTGNWLEQDMEDRKDEAERVLKWALDTFDVDPNRVGVWGASQGGWVITKLLNNNIDIKFAIGVAPAVNWMRQGKFNTVSEMEYEGYSSKEINKRLSIESKVNDYLNQHDYQGYLNSKLEKDIIEKDRWDFIRKNMSLDNTKELAKIKKPYYLIVGDHDINVDTKETEEVYQKHITKEYLTVYNIKNATHRMLKPRHQKDNVMTVGESIFNPREIFAPGYLKALKDIGKGL, encoded by the coding sequence ATGAAAAAATATTTATTTTTGACTGGAATAGTGATATTTGGTCTAATTGCAATTATTGTTTATACTAATGATTTTGCCATGACTATTAATGAGGACACCGTTAAATTTAAAGATAGAAGAATTGCGATTGAATATTCTGAACCTAAAAGTAGCCCCAAAAAACCAGGCTTAATTTTGTTTATCCATGGAGATGGCCCAGTGAATAAGAATAGCGATGAAGGGTATTATCCAGCCTGGGAAACTCTTGCCGAAGAAAATATTATATCCGTAAGTTGGGATAAACCTGGTGTTGGAAATTCAACTGGTAATTGGTTAGAACAAGATATGGAAGATCGCAAAGACGAGGCAGAAAGAGTATTGAAATGGGCACTTGATACCTTTGATGTTGATCCAAATCGAGTCGGTGTATGGGGAGCTAGTCAAGGGGGATGGGTTATCACTAAATTATTAAACAACAATATAGATATTAAATTCGCAATTGGTGTTGCTCCTGCAGTCAATTGGATGAGACAAGGTAAATTTAATACAGTTAGCGAGATGGAGTATGAAGGCTATTCATCAAAAGAAATTAATAAGAGATTGTCAATAGAATCCAAGGTTAATGACTATTTAAATCAACATGATTATCAAGGATATCTTAATAGTAAATTAGAAAAAGATATTATAGAAAAAGATAGATGGGACTTTATACGTAAAAATATGAGTTTGGATAATACTAAGGAGCTTGCTAAAATTAAAAAGCCTTATTATTTAATAGTGGGTGATCATGATATTAATGTTGATACTAAAGAAACAGAAGAAGTTTATCAAAAGCATATAACTAAAGAGTATTTGACGGTCTATAATATTAAAAATGCGACACATCGAATGCTAAAACCAAGACATCAAAAAGACAATGTTATGACAGTTGGTGAATCGATTTTTAATCCTAGAGAAATTTTTGCACCAGGATATTTGAAAGCATTAAAAGATATTGGCAAAGGGCTATAA
- a CDS encoding ABC transporter ATP-binding protein: protein MSKQLVLHSLSKKYNKSEKFANKNINLTFFSGEISTITGHNGAGKTTMLNQVIGITKPSKGSITFNGKSFVTESKVAREYVSMMPQLHAPLNGVTMSQSIRSILRIRGLSEKEVKKETTKILKELAINDWKDTPGQKLSGGLRRLTSFAMTVAYPAPILLLDEPTNDVDPIRRQIIWKHLRKLAKSGHIIIVVTHNLLEVEKYADRYILMNNGKVLEDKRLQERSLEGSRLNKLVVNFSSEEEALCVKLPKSLKHTYNSEEVAHEFDIEAEEMVAGIFWLMQMIEEKKVVNYSFSPKSLNETYGEMINGDDEE, encoded by the coding sequence TTGAGTAAACAATTAGTATTACATTCACTGAGTAAAAAATATAATAAATCAGAAAAATTTGCTAATAAAAATATAAACTTAACTTTTTTCTCAGGTGAGATTTCCACAATCACAGGTCATAATGGTGCAGGAAAAACAACGATGTTGAACCAGGTGATTGGTATTACTAAACCCTCTAAAGGTTCCATCACTTTCAACGGAAAGTCTTTTGTAACAGAAAGCAAAGTAGCTAGGGAATATGTTTCAATGATGCCACAGCTACATGCACCACTCAATGGTGTAACAATGTCGCAATCAATTCGTTCAATATTACGTATTAGAGGTCTTTCCGAAAAAGAAGTGAAAAAGGAGACGACTAAAATATTGAAAGAGTTGGCTATTAATGATTGGAAAGATACGCCTGGTCAGAAGCTTTCGGGTGGATTAAGGAGGCTTACTTCTTTTGCAATGACTGTAGCATATCCAGCACCAATCCTTCTATTGGATGAGCCTACAAATGATGTGGATCCAATCAGACGACAGATAATTTGGAAGCATCTAAGAAAACTTGCTAAAAGCGGACATATTATTATTGTTGTCACCCATAATTTGCTTGAAGTTGAAAAGTATGCCGATCGTTATATTTTAATGAATAATGGAAAAGTTTTAGAAGATAAGCGGCTACAAGAGCGTTCACTTGAAGGCAGTCGGTTAAATAAATTAGTTGTGAACTTCAGTAGCGAAGAAGAGGCATTGTGTGTGAAGTTGCCAAAATCCTTAAAACATACATACAATTCTGAAGAAGTAGCTCACGAATTCGATATAGAAGCTGAAGAAATGGTAGCTGGAATATTTTGGTTGATGCAAATGATCGAAGAGAAGAAGGTTGTAAATTATTCGTTCAGTCCAAAATCTTTAAATGAGACCTATGGAGAGATGATAAATGGAGACGATGAAGAATAG
- a CDS encoding ABC transporter permease, with product METMKNRNKSTLVGLSALIKWSLLRHKSLLTVFTATQAFLSVAIVYGLALLIPDVDNTTAIYLSSGATTLGIIAVGCVLAAQIVSTAKQDGIVDYQRTLPVSRLSILIADFVIWGMASLPGVLMSFLASYVKFKVEIFPSISAILALIVIQICMISIGFSIAYWLAPNVVGLVTQIIMIGGLLFSPITYPTDRLPATFVAIFEFLPFVPASNVIRSLFFGYGSFDFKNIMVLLAWTIVTCILSLKALSRRD from the coding sequence ATGGAGACGATGAAGAATAGAAACAAATCAACTTTAGTTGGATTATCTGCATTAATAAAGTGGAGTTTATTACGACATAAATCACTGTTGACAGTTTTTACGGCAACTCAAGCATTTTTATCAGTTGCGATTGTTTACGGATTAGCATTGTTGATACCAGATGTTGATAATACTACCGCAATTTATCTATCTTCTGGAGCAACAACACTTGGAATAATAGCAGTGGGTTGCGTTTTAGCTGCTCAAATTGTAAGTACTGCTAAACAAGATGGAATAGTTGACTATCAAAGGACTTTACCGGTATCAAGATTGAGTATTTTAATTGCTGATTTTGTTATTTGGGGGATGGCTTCGTTACCTGGCGTGTTGATGTCATTTTTGGCATCATACGTGAAGTTTAAGGTAGAGATTTTTCCCTCGATTAGTGCAATTTTAGCATTAATAGTAATACAAATTTGTATGATATCTATTGGCTTTTCAATTGCATATTGGTTAGCACCCAACGTAGTAGGCTTAGTAACTCAAATTATAATGATTGGAGGTCTTTTATTTTCTCCAATTACATATCCCACAGATAGACTACCTGCAACATTTGTGGCTATCTTCGAATTTCTACCGTTTGTTCCTGCAAGTAATGTCATACGGTCGTTATTTTTTGGATATGGAAGTTTTGATTTTAAAAATATAATGGTGTTACTTGCTTGGACAATCGTAACTTGTATTTTATCACTGAAAGCTTTATCGAGAAGGGACTAA
- a CDS encoding ABC transporter ATP-binding protein, with protein MKNFNIKELIKSTNDSFTLNVKNIELQPGTIYGLVGPNGAGKTTFMKCLCGLFRPDSVFLEIDNRKAATSDMDLLSTVGTNFVNSDSLRGFSLNEIYNDHIFYYSVKLPPTIEELINDVGLNVTKELHFNKMSLGMKQRFLLGMATIHNPSIILLDEPFNGLDPDGVDLFIRNIKELSEDRILIISSHVLRDLELFLDEIIFIDQGIVKESKSMIEIEQEYEKGLKEYYDEQKNRSFN; from the coding sequence ATGAAAAATTTTAATATAAAGGAACTCATTAAAAGTACAAATGATTCATTTACACTGAATGTTAAAAACATTGAACTCCAACCTGGGACTATTTATGGTTTAGTGGGACCGAATGGAGCTGGAAAAACAACATTCATGAAATGTCTTTGTGGCTTATTTAGACCTGATAGTGTTTTTTTAGAGATAGATAATCGAAAAGCAGCTACATCTGACATGGATTTGCTAAGTACGGTAGGGACAAATTTTGTAAACTCCGACAGTTTAAGGGGGTTTAGCCTCAATGAGATATACAATGATCATATCTTTTACTACAGTGTAAAACTGCCACCTACAATTGAAGAATTAATAAATGATGTTGGATTGAATGTAACGAAGGAACTGCATTTTAATAAAATGTCCTTGGGCATGAAACAACGATTTTTGTTAGGAATGGCTACAATTCATAATCCTTCAATCATTTTGTTAGATGAGCCTTTTAATGGTCTAGATCCTGATGGTGTGGATTTGTTCATTAGAAATATAAAAGAGTTATCTGAGGATCGAATTCTGATTATTAGTAGTCATGTACTAAGAGATCTCGAACTTTTTTTAGATGAAATAATTTTTATTGATCAAGGCATTGTTAAAGAATCAAAATCAATGATTGAGATTGAACAAGAATACGAGAAGGGACTTAAAGAATATTATGATGAACAGAAAAATAGATCATTCAACTAA
- a CDS encoding sensor histidine kinase — MMLYIILRNVSLLAYIALLYYFFSNGTNQRILTKCTSKLIWLTMILSVMIISLFTDAFVDTATIPFINLILSFTLIFSMARIHNVAYLDTLIWSILLIAATLICEWLSLNITKLIITNEIASYSNPKFAILGTSISTLLGIVVFVLLKSSLFKGRIPSPSLNISTALLLISIPILSIVILVGVLIRGENISNQNISETAITSSVILLNICVIFLYKITVDHQHQLYKITLSKNALIAERRLLDEVKKNRTNVLKLKHDLKNQYLVILGLINNNKTHEAKNYIKNSLQILEPPLSMYAADGVLNYLLSDKLNCAKEKNIEVCHQISISKHLKIDNDILAIVLGNIIDNAIEASNRLEKKRRQINVTIKQFQNDLIIEVSNNFNSEELITRQSRKTAALGMKNIDGLIADVGGIYRHWHENDRYYVSIVLFNVYHKKKT; from the coding sequence ATGATGTTATATATAATTCTTAGGAATGTAAGCTTGCTTGCCTATATTGCATTGCTTTATTACTTCTTTTCTAATGGGACAAACCAACGAATACTTACAAAGTGTACTTCAAAGCTTATTTGGTTGACAATGATCCTCAGCGTAATGATAATAAGCTTGTTTACAGATGCCTTTGTTGATACAGCCACTATCCCCTTCATCAATCTAATCCTAAGTTTCACTTTAATATTTTCAATGGCAAGAATACACAATGTTGCTTATCTCGATACATTGATTTGGTCAATATTACTAATAGCCGCTACCCTGATATGTGAATGGTTATCATTGAACATAACGAAACTAATAATCACCAATGAAATTGCCTCTTATTCTAATCCCAAATTTGCGATTTTAGGGACAAGCATTTCCACACTACTTGGAATTGTCGTATTTGTACTATTGAAATCATCCCTATTTAAGGGCCGAATACCTTCACCCTCCCTTAATATCTCAACCGCTTTATTATTAATCTCTATTCCAATATTATCAATTGTTATATTAGTTGGTGTTTTGATACGTGGGGAAAATATTAGTAACCAAAACATATCTGAAACAGCTATCACTAGTAGCGTTATCTTGCTAAACATCTGCGTGATATTTCTTTATAAGATTACAGTCGATCATCAGCACCAATTATATAAAATAACCTTGAGTAAGAATGCCTTGATTGCAGAGCGGCGTTTACTAGACGAAGTCAAGAAGAATCGAACGAATGTATTGAAGCTTAAACACGACCTGAAAAATCAATATCTTGTCATATTAGGTCTGATTAACAACAACAAAACTCATGAAGCTAAGAATTATATTAAAAATTCACTTCAAATTCTTGAACCACCACTATCAATGTATGCTGCTGATGGAGTATTAAATTATTTATTAAGTGATAAACTTAATTGTGCGAAAGAAAAGAACATTGAAGTCTGCCATCAGATATCCATTTCGAAACACCTAAAGATAGACAATGATATATTAGCGATTGTATTAGGAAACATAATAGATAACGCCATTGAAGCTTCTAACCGCTTAGAAAAAAAACGCAGACAAATAAATGTAACAATCAAGCAGTTTCAAAATGATTTAATCATTGAAGTCTCAAACAATTTCAATAGCGAGGAGTTAATAACAAGGCAAAGCAGAAAAACAGCTGCTCTAGGCATGAAAAATATTGATGGACTTATTGCAGATGTTGGCGGGATATATCGGCATTGGCATGAAAATGATCGTTACTATGTTTCCATCGTTTTATTCAATGTGTATCATAAAAAGAAGACATAA
- a CDS encoding LytR/AlgR family response regulator transcription factor has product MKIAICDDDPALAEHVNDLLIQYDSTLFETFTYYGSKKLIQQIDTEKFDCYILDIEMDTINGVELATLIRKKGILAPIVFLTSYKEYMEAVFQVQTFDYLLKPLDKNRFFQVLDRLKLYLDKVEDTFIFSINKNKFKLKMSDIVYFEKDKRQVIIHSLNEKYRVYISTNQLLGQLNNDFVQIHASFIINCSYIKELGSNFLLLHYAQESIELSISRRFKNKSHENIVMSMRGKL; this is encoded by the coding sequence TTGAAAATTGCAATTTGCGACGATGATCCAGCGTTGGCCGAGCATGTAAATGACTTGTTAATACAATATGACTCAACATTGTTCGAAACGTTTACCTATTACGGTTCAAAAAAATTAATACAACAAATCGACACTGAAAAATTCGACTGCTATATTTTAGATATTGAAATGGATACTATTAATGGTGTGGAATTAGCCACGTTAATTCGAAAAAAAGGAATTTTAGCTCCTATTGTCTTTCTAACGAGTTATAAAGAATATATGGAAGCGGTTTTTCAAGTGCAAACTTTTGATTATCTTTTAAAGCCCCTTGATAAAAATCGCTTTTTTCAAGTCTTAGATAGACTAAAACTTTACCTTGATAAAGTTGAAGATACCTTTATTTTTTCCATCAACAAAAATAAATTCAAGTTGAAAATGTCTGATATTGTTTATTTTGAGAAAGATAAAAGACAAGTAATTATACATTCTTTAAATGAAAAATACAGAGTTTATATATCGACTAACCAGTTACTTGGGCAACTCAATAATGATTTTGTACAGATACACGCCTCTTTTATTATTAATTGTTCTTATATAAAAGAATTAGGTAGTAATTTTTTGCTTTTACATTATGCTCAAGAGTCAATAGAACTTTCCATAAGTAGACGCTTTAAAAATAAGTCTCATGAAAACATCGTTATGTCGATGAGAGGTAAATTATGA
- a CDS encoding DNA-3-methyladenine glycosylase 2, with translation MVNKNDSLKLNTPALFSWGAILNYLKREHNEVMFEVIDDKVRRAFRVGSDTYLCEISYNETKQLIEITVLNEQSWTEKSMSEIVAFITDWFDLNTDLEPFYRLAETDTILKDLTTKFTGLRMVGMPNFYEAITWGIFGQQINLGYTYTLKRRFTEKYGECLSFEGKKYWIYPTAEKIASVSIAELLELKLTLRKAEYLIDISQQIVAGKISKAYYSNFQNNDAAEKAMTKIRGIGPWTANYVLMRCLRMGDAFPMADIGLLNGIKVIENLESKPDEIHMKILKERWGPWCSYATFYIWRLLY, from the coding sequence ATGGTTAATAAGAATGATAGTTTAAAATTAAATACACCCGCGCTCTTTTCTTGGGGAGCAATATTAAATTATTTGAAGCGTGAACACAATGAAGTGATGTTTGAGGTGATTGATGACAAGGTAAGGCGCGCCTTTAGGGTTGGATCAGACACGTATTTGTGCGAGATTTCTTATAATGAAACAAAGCAGCTGATTGAAATAACCGTATTAAATGAACAAAGCTGGACAGAAAAGAGTATGAGCGAAATTGTTGCTTTTATAACAGATTGGTTCGATTTAAATACAGACTTAGAACCTTTTTATAGGCTAGCAGAGACAGATACAATCTTAAAGGACTTAACTACTAAATTTACCGGTCTTAGAATGGTGGGGATGCCGAATTTTTATGAAGCAATAACTTGGGGGATTTTTGGACAACAAATTAACCTTGGGTATACTTACACATTAAAACGACGTTTTACTGAAAAATACGGTGAGTGCCTTTCATTTGAGGGGAAAAAATACTGGATTTATCCAACAGCTGAAAAGATAGCGAGCGTATCAATAGCAGAACTGTTAGAATTGAAATTAACATTACGTAAAGCAGAGTATTTAATTGATATATCTCAGCAAATTGTTGCAGGAAAAATCTCAAAAGCTTACTATTCTAACTTTCAAAATAACGATGCGGCTGAAAAAGCGATGACAAAAATACGTGGTATCGGTCCTTGGACTGCTAATTATGTGTTGATGCGGTGCTTAAGGATGGGAGATGCGTTCCCCATGGCAGATATCGGTTTGTTAAATGGCATAAAAGTAATTGAAAACCTAGAAAGTAAGCCGGATGAGATTCATATGAAAATTTTGAAGGAACGATGGGGCCCCTGGTGTAGCTATGCGACCTTTTATATTTGGCGTTTGCTTTATTAA
- a CDS encoding endonuclease III domain-containing protein has product MDKPKIDIRLLFETLLKEMGPQGWWPAESKPEIILGAILVQNTNWSNVEKSLENLKVITQFSSHKIKRLSLEELELLIRPSGFYKNKAQTIKAVFAWFEQYNWDYQFINQQYGEKLREELLTIKGIGFETADVLLVYIFDRPVFIADAYARRLFGWLQDDTFDTYDKLYKVIKLPEDFTDTEAQEFHGLIDEFGKRYLTNKTKKENPFLNKVDFLF; this is encoded by the coding sequence ATGGACAAACCAAAAATTGATATTCGTTTATTATTCGAAACACTTCTCAAAGAAATGGGCCCACAAGGGTGGTGGCCAGCAGAGAGTAAACCAGAAATTATCTTGGGTGCCATTCTGGTGCAAAATACCAATTGGTCCAATGTGGAAAAATCCTTGGAAAATTTGAAAGTAATCACCCAGTTTTCTTCGCATAAAATTAAAAGGTTATCTTTGGAAGAGTTGGAATTATTGATTCGTCCGAGTGGTTTCTATAAAAATAAGGCACAAACAATTAAAGCAGTCTTTGCTTGGTTCGAGCAATACAATTGGGATTATCAATTCATCAATCAGCAATATGGTGAAAAACTGAGGGAAGAGTTATTAACTATTAAGGGAATCGGGTTTGAAACGGCAGATGTGTTGTTGGTATATATCTTTGATCGACCTGTATTCATTGCTGATGCTTATGCAAGGCGTTTATTTGGTTGGTTACAGGATGACACCTTTGATACTTACGATAAGTTATATAAGGTTATCAAGTTACCAGAAGATTTCACCGATACTGAGGCACAAGAATTTCACGGCTTAATTGATGAGTTTGGAAAAAGATACCTCACTAATAAAACGAAAAAGGAGAATCCTTTTCTAAATAAAGTAGACTTCCTCTTTTAA
- the pdxT gene encoding pyridoxal 5'-phosphate synthase glutaminase subunit PdxT, whose protein sequence is MKTIGVLALQGAVSEHLSQIEGLGHKAVPITLPAQLATIDGLILPGGESTAMHILLGTFDFIPALITFIEEGHGVFGTCAGMVLLSQLNEGAFLEAEVVRNGFGRQIDSFEYHLPVELETGTISFPTVFIRAPFYASVGNAVKVLARIDTKIVAVETPTLLATAFHPELTEDTRLLAYFIDKKVTASQS, encoded by the coding sequence ATGAAAACAATTGGTGTTTTAGCCTTGCAAGGTGCCGTCAGTGAGCACCTTTCCCAAATAGAAGGTTTGGGTCATAAAGCAGTGCCAATTACCCTACCCGCGCAACTGGCAACGATTGACGGTCTCATTCTACCCGGAGGCGAAAGCACAGCGATGCATATCCTCTTAGGAACCTTTGATTTTATCCCAGCGCTGATTACTTTTATCGAAGAAGGACATGGCGTCTTCGGTACCTGTGCCGGTATGGTTTTATTAAGCCAGCTGAATGAGGGTGCCTTCCTTGAAGCAGAGGTTGTACGTAACGGTTTTGGTCGTCAAATCGATAGTTTCGAATACCACTTGCCCGTTGAATTAGAGACAGGCACGATTAGTTTCCCAACTGTGTTTATTCGTGCACCTTTCTATGCCTCAGTAGGTAACGCTGTTAAAGTACTCGCACGTATCGATACAAAAATTGTCGCGGTTGAAACACCCACCTTATTAGCAACAGCGTTTCATCCTGAATTAACAGAGGATACACGCCTCCTCGCTTATTTTATTGATAAGAAAGTAACCGCTTCTCAGTCATAA
- the pdxS gene encoding pyridoxal 5'-phosphate synthase lyase subunit PdxS, giving the protein MNQQTGTERVKRGMAQMQKGGVIMDVINAEQAIIAERAGAVAVMALERVPSDIRAAGGVARMANPNIVEEVMAAVSIPVMAKARIGHIAEARILEAMGVDYIDESEVLTPADEEHHLLKNEYTVPFVCGCRNLGEALRRIGEGAAMLRTKGEPGTGNIVEAVRHMRQINREIAQVQALQTDELMAFSRDIAAPYELVKEIHETGKLPVVNFAAGGVATPADAALMMSLGADGVFVGSGIFKAENPEKFARAIVQATTYYTDYALLAEISKGLGEPMKGIDVMSLQTEDRMQERGI; this is encoded by the coding sequence ATGAATCAACAAACAGGTACTGAACGAGTGAAACGAGGAATGGCACAAATGCAAAAAGGTGGCGTTATTATGGACGTAATCAATGCAGAACAGGCAATTATTGCTGAACGAGCAGGAGCAGTTGCTGTCATGGCTCTAGAACGTGTGCCATCTGATATCAGAGCAGCAGGTGGTGTTGCACGTATGGCAAACCCTAATATCGTCGAAGAAGTCATGGCGGCTGTCTCAATCCCCGTTATGGCAAAAGCACGTATTGGTCATATTGCCGAAGCACGTATTTTAGAAGCAATGGGCGTTGACTACATCGATGAAAGTGAAGTGTTAACACCTGCCGATGAAGAACATCACTTACTCAAGAACGAATACACGGTGCCCTTCGTCTGTGGCTGTCGTAACTTAGGTGAAGCACTCCGCCGTATTGGTGAAGGTGCCGCGATGTTACGTACTAAAGGTGAGCCAGGTACTGGAAATATTGTTGAAGCCGTTCGTCATATGCGTCAGATTAATCGTGAAATTGCACAAGTTCAAGCGTTACAAACAGATGAATTAATGGCATTCTCTCGCGATATCGCCGCACCTTATGAGTTGGTGAAAGAAATTCATGAAACAGGGAAATTACCCGTTGTTAACTTTGCTGCTGGTGGCGTTGCAACGCCTGCAGATGCTGCATTAATGATGTCATTAGGCGCAGACGGTGTGTTTGTTGGCTCTGGTATCTTTAAAGCTGAAAACCCTGAAAAATTTGCTCGTGCGATTGTTCAAGCAACAACTTACTACACAGACTATGCCTTGTTAGCAGAAATTTCAAAAGGACTCGGCGAACCGATGAAAGGGATCGACGTGATGTCACTTCAAACTGAAGACCGTATGCAGGAAAGAGGGATTTAA
- a CDS encoding PLP-dependent aminotransferase family protein, with protein MWQLPEMSALPKYHQIIHVIEEKLGRGELQPGERLPTERALADLFQVNRSTVKRAYEELVANGIVIAEQGRGTYINPDKWFRYTGNQTNWHNYMKQSRFSLSVPFMDALKAKQREADPELLDFASGDLPVSLTPEIELPHLSWQTLLSEEANDAPSGYEPLRTVFAEQLSQRSNQALTSEHVLITSGAKQALFLITQGLLSPGDAIAIEAPSYSYSLSLFQSAGLRLYPLPMTDSEDWREQLETLYGKHRIKMVFVNPTYQNPTGKVMSHAARQRLVETCGKLHIPIVEDDPFGMLTPSSIQPLYSYAPDNVIYIGSLSKVVGATTRIGWLTAPPEVIKRLAEARNEMELGLSIFPQVLAYSLLKSNGFSQHVAHLMQQTTTLRQTFQKQLRLVFDEAIQFEPITGGYHLWVSLPDYVTTQREYDHLLKQNVLLMPGTLFGDSAKYFRLSFIHFTEERLLEAVLLLKKQLQELK; from the coding sequence ATGTGGCAATTACCAGAGATGAGTGCCTTACCGAAGTACCATCAAATTATTCATGTGATTGAAGAGAAGTTAGGGCGTGGAGAGTTACAACCAGGGGAAAGATTGCCGACAGAACGCGCGTTGGCTGACTTGTTTCAAGTGAATCGCTCAACGGTGAAGCGGGCCTATGAAGAACTTGTTGCTAATGGGATAGTGATTGCCGAGCAGGGGAGAGGAACGTATATTAATCCTGACAAGTGGTTTCGTTATACAGGTAATCAGACAAATTGGCATAACTATATGAAACAAAGTCGTTTTTCATTAAGTGTGCCATTTATGGATGCCCTGAAAGCCAAACAACGAGAAGCTGATCCGGAGTTGCTTGATTTTGCATCAGGCGATTTACCGGTATCACTGACGCCGGAAATAGAATTGCCGCATCTATCATGGCAGACGTTGCTAAGTGAAGAGGCCAATGATGCACCGAGTGGGTACGAACCATTACGCACCGTATTTGCGGAACAATTAAGTCAGCGGAGTAATCAAGCGTTAACAAGTGAACATGTGCTGATTACATCAGGCGCGAAACAAGCGTTGTTCCTGATTACACAAGGGCTCCTCAGTCCGGGCGATGCGATTGCCATTGAAGCGCCCTCATATTCGTACTCATTGTCATTATTTCAATCTGCAGGGTTACGACTTTACCCCTTACCGATGACTGATAGTGAGGATTGGCGTGAACAACTAGAGACGCTATACGGGAAGCACCGTATTAAAATGGTATTTGTTAATCCGACTTATCAGAACCCGACTGGTAAAGTGATGTCACATGCTGCGCGTCAACGGTTGGTCGAAACCTGTGGCAAGTTACATATTCCCATCGTAGAAGATGATCCATTTGGTATGCTAACCCCATCATCCATTCAACCGCTTTATAGTTATGCGCCTGACAACGTGATTTACATCGGTTCACTTTCAAAAGTTGTTGGGGCAACTACACGGATTGGGTGGCTAACTGCTCCGCCTGAAGTCATCAAACGGTTGGCAGAGGCACGTAATGAAATGGAATTAGGCCTCAGTATTTTTCCACAAGTACTGGCATACAGCTTGTTAAAGTCAAATGGTTTTTCACAACATGTGGCTCATTTAATGCAACAAACTACTACATTACGTCAAACCTTTCAAAAACAGTTACGCTTAGTTTTTGATGAAGCCATTCAGTTCGAACCCATAACGGGTGGGTATCATCTCTGGGTAAGTCTACCTGACTATGTCACAACCCAGCGGGAATATGATCACTTATTAAAGCAAAATGTACTGTTGATGCCAGGGACGTTATTCGGCGATTCAGCAAAATATTTCAGGCTAAGTTTTATCCATTTTACAGAAGAGCGTTTGCTAGAAGCGGTTCTGTTATTAAAAAAACAACTTCAAGAGCTTAAATGA
- a CDS encoding cysteine hydrolase family protein, which produces MNRALLVIDYTNDFVATEGSLTCGEAGQAIEETLLNLLETFAINQDEIVMAVDYHQLNDRYHPENKLFPPHNINGTAGRELYGSVQNWYDAHQRDKNVFWLDKTRYSAFAGTNLDMHLRERNITEVHLVGVCTDICVLHTAISAYNLGYKIVVHEAGVASFNQAGHQWALSHFKASLGAEVR; this is translated from the coding sequence ATGAATAGAGCATTACTTGTAATTGACTACACCAATGATTTTGTTGCAACCGAAGGATCGTTAACTTGTGGAGAAGCAGGACAAGCGATTGAAGAGACGTTGCTTAATCTATTAGAAACCTTTGCTATCAACCAAGATGAAATTGTGATGGCGGTTGATTACCATCAACTTAATGATCGTTATCATCCTGAAAATAAATTATTTCCACCGCATAATATTAACGGAACAGCTGGACGTGAGCTTTATGGTTCTGTTCAGAACTGGTACGATGCGCATCAGCGCGATAAAAATGTTTTTTGGCTCGATAAAACACGTTACAGTGCCTTCGCAGGAACGAATTTGGACATGCATCTTCGTGAGCGCAATATTACGGAAGTTCATCTCGTTGGTGTCTGTACAGATATCTGTGTCCTACATACAGCCATATCAGCTTATAACTTAGGCTATAAAATTGTGGTGCATGAAGCGGGTGTCGCGAGTTTTAATCAGGCGGGGCATCAGTGGGCGTTATCTCATTTTAAAGCCAGCCTTGGGGCAGAGGTACGCTAA